A single window of Brevundimonas naejangsanensis DNA harbors:
- a CDS encoding TonB-dependent receptor domain-containing protein, protein MKNKTLTRNGVLLASSALVAVFGAPSLALAQAVAQTAAPAAAVALSAELPADPESPDQVSQTPATQLGDIVVLGRNIPQENRQSAEVAAFLTSEDLQRTGDSTAAAALTRVTGLSIVDGRFVYVRGLGERYSSALLNGSPLPSPEPLQRVVPLDLFPSSILAGVTVQKSYSPNYPGEFGGGVIDLRTVDAPAEPFLTFKVGVGGNTETTARDNLVYYGSDSDWTGFDDDTRKVPGAIDMAFRTGKQINLANFSASEVQAMGRSLVNAPLRLMQRQQTPVDGSLELAGGFRTPTEIGDLGVIAVAGYDNSWRTRQAIQEEGQFQGDDLVPVSTFDVESNQNDVRLNLLGGLSLTTDDHEVKWTNLYVRTTTKRARTSAGPDFDAGGSVIRNDYTEWFVRQLFTSQLAGEHYFGQDGAWKLDWRAAYATTSRDAPYETRFQYGVDAQDRFIHNVQGNQISFSELDDEVWSGGVDLAYNLPMAAGREATISVGASTLDNTRSAERHDLQFEAVNGLTDSQRRSRIDYLFSDFNINPWTLQLREIAGSNGANAYDADMKVSAVYAMVDAEFVPTVRTTFGVRFEDGQQSVTPRDLFGGTTSYEATEIEEQYWLPSFTATWNFTEDQQLRFGASKTIGRPQFRELAPQAYTDPESDRVFIGNPYLTDTEILNLDARWEWYFGRQQFVTAGVFYKKLDKPVEAVIVDVGNQRQQTFLNAPEATVMGVEAEVKKYFEFADQPSFISNKRWLVQANYTWSDSDVSVGEGDTVITLGGGGRPEQAAFFIQDGSRLQGQSEHVANLQLGWEDDTARSQATFILNYVSERITARGAGVGTAREPDYLQEPGAFLDFVYRKDFTVKGRDLGFALELRNLLGTEFEEYQEKGNRIRINQYDLGQSASVSLTARF, encoded by the coding sequence ATGAAGAACAAGACCCTGACCCGTAACGGGGTGCTGCTGGCCAGCAGCGCCCTCGTCGCCGTATTCGGCGCGCCCAGCCTCGCGCTCGCCCAGGCTGTCGCACAGACGGCCGCCCCCGCCGCCGCCGTGGCGTTGAGCGCCGAACTGCCCGCCGATCCGGAGAGCCCGGATCAGGTGTCGCAAACCCCGGCCACCCAGTTGGGCGACATCGTCGTCCTGGGCCGCAACATCCCGCAGGAGAATCGCCAGAGCGCCGAAGTGGCTGCTTTCCTGACCTCCGAGGACCTGCAACGCACCGGCGATTCCACCGCCGCGGCCGCCCTGACCCGCGTGACCGGCCTGTCGATCGTCGATGGCCGCTTCGTCTATGTGCGCGGCCTCGGAGAGCGCTATTCCTCGGCCCTGCTGAACGGTTCGCCGCTGCCCAGCCCCGAGCCGCTGCAGCGCGTTGTGCCGCTGGACCTGTTCCCCTCCAGCATCCTGGCGGGCGTGACGGTTCAGAAGTCCTATTCCCCCAACTATCCCGGCGAGTTCGGCGGCGGGGTCATCGACCTGCGCACCGTGGACGCCCCGGCCGAGCCCTTCCTGACCTTCAAGGTCGGCGTCGGCGGCAACACTGAGACCACCGCGCGCGACAACCTCGTCTACTACGGCTCGGATTCCGACTGGACCGGCTTCGACGATGACACCCGCAAGGTCCCCGGCGCCATCGACATGGCTTTCCGCACGGGCAAGCAGATCAACCTGGCCAACTTCTCCGCCTCTGAAGTGCAGGCCATGGGCCGCTCGCTGGTCAATGCGCCGCTGCGCCTGATGCAGCGCCAGCAGACGCCGGTCGACGGCAGCCTGGAACTGGCGGGCGGCTTCCGCACGCCGACCGAGATCGGCGACCTGGGCGTCATCGCCGTCGCCGGCTACGACAACTCCTGGCGCACCCGTCAGGCGATCCAGGAAGAGGGCCAGTTCCAGGGCGACGACCTGGTGCCGGTGTCGACCTTCGACGTCGAGTCGAACCAGAACGACGTGCGCCTGAACCTGCTGGGCGGTCTGTCGCTGACGACCGACGATCACGAGGTGAAGTGGACCAACCTCTACGTTCGCACCACGACCAAGCGCGCTCGCACCTCGGCCGGGCCGGACTTCGACGCCGGCGGCAGCGTGATCCGCAACGATTACACCGAGTGGTTCGTGCGCCAGCTGTTCACCAGCCAGCTGGCGGGCGAGCACTATTTCGGTCAGGACGGCGCCTGGAAGCTGGACTGGCGTGCGGCCTACGCCACGACGTCGCGCGACGCCCCTTATGAAACGCGCTTCCAGTACGGCGTGGACGCTCAGGACCGCTTCATCCACAACGTCCAGGGCAATCAGATCTCGTTCAGCGAACTGGACGACGAAGTCTGGTCCGGCGGCGTAGACCTGGCCTACAACCTGCCGATGGCGGCGGGCCGCGAGGCGACCATCAGCGTCGGCGCCTCGACGCTGGACAACACCCGCTCAGCCGAGCGTCACGACCTGCAGTTCGAGGCCGTCAACGGCCTGACCGACAGCCAGCGGCGCTCGCGCATCGACTATCTGTTCTCGGACTTCAACATCAATCCGTGGACCCTGCAGCTGCGTGAGATCGCCGGCTCGAACGGCGCCAACGCCTACGACGCCGACATGAAGGTCAGCGCGGTTTACGCCATGGTCGACGCCGAGTTCGTGCCGACCGTGCGCACCACCTTCGGCGTCCGCTTCGAGGACGGCCAGCAGAGCGTGACCCCGCGCGACCTGTTCGGCGGCACGACGTCCTATGAGGCGACGGAGATCGAGGAGCAGTACTGGCTGCCGTCGTTCACGGCGACGTGGAACTTCACCGAGGACCAGCAGCTGCGCTTCGGCGCGTCCAAGACCATCGGCCGTCCGCAGTTCCGCGAGCTGGCGCCCCAGGCCTATACGGACCCGGAAAGCGACCGCGTCTTCATCGGCAACCCGTATCTGACCGACACCGAAATCCTGAACCTGGACGCGCGCTGGGAATGGTATTTCGGCCGCCAGCAGTTCGTAACGGCGGGCGTCTTCTACAAGAAGCTGGACAAGCCGGTCGAGGCGGTGATCGTCGACGTCGGCAACCAGCGTCAGCAGACCTTCCTGAACGCGCCGGAAGCGACGGTCATGGGCGTCGAGGCCGAGGTGAAGAAATACTTCGAGTTCGCCGACCAGCCGTCCTTCATCTCCAACAAGCGCTGGCTGGTGCAGGCCAACTACACCTGGTCGGACTCTGACGTCTCGGTGGGCGAGGGCGACACCGTCATCACCCTGGGCGGCGGCGGTCGTCCCGAACAGGCGGCCTTCTTCATCCAGGACGGCAGCCGTCTGCAAGGCCAGTCCGAGCACGTCGCCAACCTGCAACTGGGATGGGAAGACGACACGGCCCGCTCGCAGGCGACCTTCATCCTGAACTACGTCTCGGAGCGGATCACCGCGCGCGGCGCTGGCGTCGGTACGGCGCGCGAGCCGGATTACCTGCAGGAGCCGGGCGCCTTCCTCGACTTCGTCTATCGCAAGGACTTCACCGTGAAGGGCCGCGACCTGGGCTTCGCCCTGGAGCTGCGCAACCTGCTCGGCACGGAGTTCGAGGAGTATCAGGAGAAGGGCAACCGGATCCGCATCAACCAGTACGACCTGGGCCAGAGCGCCTCGGTCAGCCTGACCGCGCGTTTCTAG
- the gspF gene encoding type II secretion system inner membrane protein GspF translates to MAAFDYIAADAAGRTVSGSLSAADEAAARTALAKRQLAPLQLSPGRSGAVAAPSKAGKAGRLSPKTLALTTRQLATLISVSPLEEALRNLMLQADRPNVRRVLEGVHAGVIEGRRLSDAMAQQGAAFPPLYRAMTAAGEQSGALQPILERLADGLERDEVVRGKVLTALVYPCVLAVVALGVIVAMMTYIVPKVVDQFDSMGQTLPLLTRLVIGLSDLMRDWGWLMALILAAVVAAGLIARRREAVRLKLDAWVLRLPLIGRLTRDLHGARMARTLSTMIAAGLPVLEGLTITARTVSNRALRRATEQMAEAVREGGGLSAAMRRAEVFPPILVYMTASGESSGRLEPMLERAADYLEREFSNFTAVMLSLLEPAIIVVMGGIVAVIVLSILLPILQINTLALG, encoded by the coding sequence ATGGCGGCCTTCGACTACATCGCCGCCGATGCGGCCGGGCGGACGGTCAGCGGCTCGTTGAGCGCCGCCGACGAGGCCGCCGCGCGCACGGCGCTGGCGAAGCGTCAGCTGGCGCCGTTGCAGTTGTCGCCCGGTCGTTCGGGCGCGGTCGCCGCCCCATCGAAGGCGGGCAAGGCCGGGCGGCTGTCGCCCAAGACTTTGGCGCTGACGACGCGGCAACTGGCGACGCTGATCTCGGTCTCCCCGCTGGAAGAGGCGCTGCGAAACCTGATGCTTCAGGCGGACCGGCCCAACGTCCGCCGCGTGCTGGAAGGCGTCCACGCCGGGGTGATCGAGGGGCGGCGCCTGTCCGACGCCATGGCCCAGCAGGGCGCGGCCTTTCCCCCACTGTATCGCGCCATGACGGCGGCGGGCGAGCAGTCGGGCGCGCTTCAGCCCATCCTCGAACGCCTGGCCGATGGGCTAGAGCGGGACGAGGTGGTGCGCGGCAAGGTGCTGACGGCGCTGGTTTATCCGTGCGTGCTGGCGGTGGTGGCGTTGGGCGTCATCGTCGCCATGATGACCTATATCGTGCCCAAGGTGGTCGATCAGTTCGACAGCATGGGCCAGACCCTGCCGCTGCTGACGCGCCTGGTCATCGGCCTTTCGGACTTGATGCGCGACTGGGGCTGGCTGATGGCGCTGATCCTCGCCGCCGTGGTCGCCGCGGGGCTGATCGCGCGGCGGCGCGAGGCGGTGCGGCTGAAGCTGGACGCCTGGGTGCTCAGGCTGCCGCTAATCGGGCGGCTGACGCGCGACCTGCACGGGGCGCGCATGGCCCGCACCCTGTCGACCATGATCGCGGCGGGCCTGCCGGTGCTGGAGGGGCTGACCATCACCGCCCGCACCGTCTCCAACCGCGCCCTGCGCCGCGCCACCGAACAGATGGCCGAGGCCGTGCGCGAAGGCGGGGGCCTGTCGGCCGCCATGCGCCGCGCCGAGGTCTTTCCGCCCATCCTCGTCTACATGACCGCCTCTGGCGAAAGCAGCGGTCGGCTGGAGCCCATGCTGGAGCGGGCCGCCGACTATCTGGAGCGCGAGTTCTCCAACTTCACCGCCGTGATGCTCAGCCTGCTGGAGCCGGCGATCATCGTGGTCATGGGCGGGATCGTCGCCGTGATCGTGCTGTCGATCCTGCTTCCCATCCTTCAGATCAACACCCTGGCTTTGGGGTGA
- a CDS encoding type II secretion system protein N has translation MSAVSLGKGGLSLRRPPLRRVVEAALILLLLVQGGRLVWLFAAPTPQATQARPLPEVDLGVLSRFDAFFRNGGAGEQTAPSDGGGLTLFGVRADGAGGGSAIIGLADGRQVSVGAGEELEPGLKLTSVAPDHVMLSRGGAPFRLDFPDMISGAAPAAPEAAAQPAAPSPETASAEGAVVDPQRLIAQAGLRPRIKGLGVNGLTVSASGDGGELRNAGLRSGDVILSVNGIALNSPQALVALRGQLADAPSAQIQFERDGQVRSTTVRTRP, from the coding sequence TTGAGCGCCGTTTCGTTGGGCAAGGGCGGCCTGTCCCTTCGCCGTCCGCCCCTACGGCGCGTGGTCGAGGCGGCGCTGATCCTTCTTCTTCTGGTGCAGGGCGGGCGGCTGGTCTGGCTGTTCGCGGCGCCGACGCCGCAAGCGACGCAGGCGCGGCCTCTGCCGGAGGTCGACCTGGGCGTGCTGTCGCGCTTTGACGCCTTCTTCCGCAACGGGGGGGCAGGCGAGCAAACGGCGCCGTCGGATGGCGGCGGGCTGACTCTGTTCGGGGTGCGCGCGGACGGTGCGGGCGGCGGCTCGGCCATCATCGGCCTGGCGGACGGCCGCCAGGTTTCGGTCGGCGCGGGCGAGGAACTGGAGCCGGGGCTTAAGCTGACCTCCGTCGCCCCTGATCACGTCATGCTGTCGCGCGGCGGCGCGCCGTTCCGTCTCGACTTTCCTGACATGATTTCCGGCGCGGCGCCCGCTGCGCCCGAGGCTGCGGCGCAACCGGCTGCGCCCTCGCCCGAAACGGCTTCCGCCGAGGGCGCGGTGGTCGATCCCCAGCGCCTGATCGCCCAGGCGGGCCTGCGTCCGCGCATCAAAGGCCTCGGCGTCAACGGCCTGACCGTCTCCGCCTCGGGCGACGGGGGCGAGCTTCGCAACGCCGGCCTGCGCTCGGGCGACGTCATCCTGTCGGTCAACGGCATAGCCCTGAACAGCCCGCAGGCGCTCGTCGCCCTGCGCGGCCAACTGGCCGACGCCCCCTCGGCCCAGATCCAGTTCGAGCGCGACGGTCAGGTCCGCTCCACCACCGTAAGGACGCGCCCATGA
- the gspE gene encoding type II secretion system ATPase GspE codes for MITVVDPRLPYGFAKTHGVLLLAAGEVMAVGVREGADPLALVEARRALGRPLEATPLSAAAFDRKLSEVYAGEQLTAADGDDLSLPVGLDSLVDDIPAAADLLDATDDAPVIRLINGVIAEAARIGASDVHLESYETRLLVRMRVDGVLREALSLNPRVAPLLVSRIKVMARLDIAEKRKPQDGRIPLTLGGKSLDVRVSTLPSRAGERVVLRILDKDQAGLTLDRLGMDPAALEAFRHALAEPNGIILVTGPTGSGKTTSLYAGLSLLNDGSRNILTVEDPVEYAMEGVGQTQVNPKVGMTFAAGLRAILRQDPDVVMVGEIRDTETAAIAVQASLTGHLVLSTVHTNDAAGAVTRLRDMGVEPFLLASTLRLVVAQRLVRRLCPHCRIEETADRAMARLIGAEEGARVWRPHGCADCGSTGYVGRIGLYETLTVDEKVRRLIASGADEDAVFDAAFARGGTLADRARALVLEGVTSVEEALRVARQETAAEEVVA; via the coding sequence GTGATCACCGTCGTCGATCCGCGTCTGCCCTACGGCTTCGCCAAGACCCACGGCGTCCTGCTGCTGGCGGCGGGCGAGGTGATGGCGGTGGGAGTGCGCGAGGGCGCCGACCCTCTGGCCCTGGTCGAGGCGCGCCGCGCGCTGGGCCGTCCGCTGGAGGCGACGCCTCTCAGCGCGGCCGCCTTCGACCGCAAGCTGTCGGAAGTCTATGCGGGCGAGCAACTGACAGCGGCCGACGGCGACGACCTGTCCCTGCCGGTGGGCCTCGACAGTCTGGTGGACGACATTCCGGCGGCGGCGGACCTGCTGGACGCCACGGACGACGCGCCGGTCATCCGCCTGATCAATGGCGTCATCGCCGAGGCCGCCCGCATCGGCGCCTCGGACGTGCATCTGGAAAGCTATGAGACGCGCCTGCTGGTGCGGATGCGGGTGGACGGGGTGCTGCGCGAGGCGCTGAGCCTGAACCCGCGCGTGGCGCCGCTGCTGGTGTCGCGCATCAAGGTCATGGCGCGCCTCGACATCGCCGAGAAGCGCAAGCCCCAGGACGGACGCATTCCCCTGACGCTGGGCGGCAAGTCGCTGGACGTGCGCGTCTCGACCCTGCCGTCGCGGGCTGGCGAGCGGGTGGTGCTGCGGATATTGGACAAGGATCAGGCCGGGCTGACGCTGGACCGGCTGGGCATGGACCCGGCGGCGCTGGAGGCCTTCCGTCATGCGCTGGCCGAGCCGAATGGCATCATCCTCGTCACCGGGCCGACCGGCTCGGGCAAGACGACCAGCCTCTACGCCGGGCTGTCGCTGTTGAACGACGGCTCGCGCAACATCCTGACGGTCGAAGATCCGGTCGAATACGCCATGGAGGGCGTAGGCCAGACCCAGGTGAACCCCAAGGTCGGCATGACCTTCGCCGCCGGGCTGCGCGCCATCCTGCGTCAGGATCCGGACGTGGTCATGGTCGGCGAGATCCGCGACACGGAGACGGCGGCCATCGCCGTTCAGGCGTCCCTGACCGGCCACCTGGTGCTGTCGACGGTCCACACCAATGACGCGGCCGGGGCGGTGACGCGCCTGCGCGACATGGGGGTCGAGCCCTTCCTGCTGGCCTCGACCCTGCGGCTGGTGGTGGCCCAGCGGCTGGTGCGCCGCCTGTGCCCGCATTGCCGGATCGAGGAGACGGCGGACAGGGCGATGGCGCGGCTGATCGGGGCTGAGGAAGGCGCGCGCGTCTGGCGGCCGCACGGCTGCGCCGACTGCGGCTCGACCGGCTATGTCGGCCGCATCGGCCTTTATGAGACGCTGACGGTGGACGAGAAGGTGCGCCGCCTGATCGCCTCGGGCGCCGACGAGGACGCCGTGTTCGACGCCGCCTTCGCGCGCGGCGGGACGCTGGCTGACCGGGCGCGGGCGCTGGTGCTGGAAGGCGTCACCTCGGTCGAGGAGGCCCTGCGCGTGGCGCGTCAGGAGACCGCCGCCGAAGAGGTCGTGGCCTGA
- the gspI gene encoding type II secretion system minor pseudopilin GspI — protein sequence MPALPPNPPPSSGRAIRGGFTLIECLVALAVFGLAAMALLNLSGESTRSAARVETRTLGGIVADNVAAEAMIARDLPSGSTGGQASLGGREWRWVRVVSATDMPGVGRIDVRVFADEEQAAERVLFRAAGA from the coding sequence TTGCCTGCACTCCCACCCAACCCTCCCCCCTCGAGTGGGAGGGCTATTAGGGGCGGCTTCACCCTGATCGAATGCCTCGTCGCCCTGGCCGTATTCGGCCTGGCGGCGATGGCGTTGCTGAACCTGTCGGGCGAGAGCACGCGCTCGGCCGCGCGGGTCGAGACGCGGACGCTGGGCGGCATCGTCGCCGACAATGTGGCCGCTGAGGCGATGATCGCGCGCGACCTGCCCAGCGGCAGTACGGGTGGTCAGGCGTCGCTGGGCGGGCGCGAGTGGCGATGGGTGCGGGTGGTCAGCGCGACGGATATGCCGGGCGTCGGCCGCATCGACGTGCGCGTCTTCGCCGATGAGGAACAGGCCGCCGAGCGCGTGCTGTTCCGGGCGGCGGGCGCATGA
- the gspD gene encoding type II secretion system secretin GspD: protein MKARNRSLLTGVLAAVLAVQPLAAAPVMAQETRQTLNVQNADIRAFVQDVARTTGRTFIVDPAVTGTVTVSSPRPLTRAQLFEVFLSTLRANGLVVTPTSSGAYRISPAQGAAQGPATVGAERFSTEVFTLRHIDAASAAETIRPLVGAQGQVLANPGANSVVVADFADNLARIRALVGRIDVDRSAYEVVALENASAREIAGALQQVTGGPGGPGLVTITPVESSNALVLRGDGQALARVRGLIADLDGRARASQDVNVVFLEHADAEQLLPVLQQIVGQPADAAATSSPRLRTARAGASQTTSGMGQGGLTTTGEADSGPIGSTTVTATGQRAVIARFPGANALVISGPADLQRTLTEVIRQLDVRRQQVLIEAIVVELSDKAVRDLGVQWLLTGEQGVGLTNYSDRAAPLVPIAGGAAAGQLDKDDPLRERLQNLALNSLLGANGFVGGAGGKWGDGLFGFIINAAKTDAGSNLLQTPSIMTLDNEEATFLVGQEVPITTGRAILDGNSNPFTTTERKDIGVRLTVRPQINAGGSITLTLRQEVSSINGLLTSGANDLILDKRELETTLVVDDGDIAVAGGLLDQNDRLETSKVPGLGDIPGVGVLFRSTSRERGRTNLMVFLRPTILRTTADAQGLAADRWGYMRGEQQRVHPDREPSLDALLRDYMQAQPPAAPVAGEPLVIAPVAPVAARPLPPVTEGVR, encoded by the coding sequence ATGAAGGCCCGTAACCGCTCTCTGCTTACCGGCGTTCTGGCCGCCGTCCTGGCGGTCCAGCCGCTGGCCGCCGCGCCGGTGATGGCGCAGGAGACGCGTCAGACGCTGAACGTCCAGAACGCCGACATCCGCGCCTTCGTGCAGGATGTGGCGCGCACGACGGGGCGCACCTTCATCGTCGATCCGGCGGTGACGGGCACGGTGACGGTGTCCAGCCCGCGCCCGTTGACCCGCGCCCAGCTGTTCGAGGTCTTCCTGTCGACGCTGCGGGCCAACGGCCTGGTGGTGACGCCGACGTCGTCGGGCGCCTATCGCATCAGCCCGGCGCAGGGGGCGGCGCAGGGTCCGGCCACGGTCGGCGCCGAGCGGTTCTCGACAGAGGTCTTCACCCTTCGCCACATCGACGCCGCCTCGGCCGCCGAGACGATCCGGCCGCTGGTCGGGGCGCAGGGGCAGGTGCTGGCCAACCCCGGCGCCAACAGCGTGGTGGTGGCCGATTTCGCCGACAATCTGGCGCGCATCCGGGCGCTGGTCGGCCGCATCGACGTGGACCGTTCCGCCTATGAGGTGGTGGCGCTGGAGAACGCCTCGGCGCGCGAGATCGCGGGCGCGCTGCAACAGGTGACAGGCGGCCCCGGCGGGCCGGGGCTGGTGACGATCACCCCGGTCGAAAGCTCCAACGCCCTGGTCCTGCGCGGGGACGGCCAGGCGCTGGCGCGGGTGCGCGGCCTGATCGCGGATCTGGACGGCCGCGCGCGGGCCAGTCAGGACGTCAACGTCGTCTTCCTGGAGCACGCCGACGCCGAGCAGCTCCTGCCGGTCCTGCAACAGATCGTCGGTCAGCCGGCGGATGCGGCGGCGACCTCGTCTCCGCGCCTTCGCACCGCGCGCGCCGGGGCGAGCCAGACGACCAGCGGCATGGGGCAGGGCGGGCTGACGACGACGGGCGAGGCTGACAGCGGGCCGATCGGCTCGACCACCGTGACCGCCACCGGCCAGCGCGCTGTCATCGCCCGCTTCCCCGGCGCCAACGCCCTGGTCATCTCCGGCCCGGCGGACCTGCAACGCACCCTGACGGAGGTGATCCGCCAACTGGACGTGCGTCGCCAGCAGGTGCTGATCGAGGCCATCGTCGTGGAGCTGAGCGACAAGGCCGTGCGCGATCTGGGCGTGCAGTGGCTGTTGACGGGCGAGCAGGGCGTCGGCCTGACCAACTATTCCGACCGCGCGGCGCCGCTGGTCCCCATTGCGGGCGGGGCGGCGGCGGGCCAGCTCGACAAGGACGATCCCTTGCGCGAGCGGCTGCAGAATCTGGCGCTGAACAGCCTGCTGGGCGCCAACGGATTCGTCGGCGGGGCGGGCGGCAAATGGGGCGACGGCCTGTTCGGCTTCATCATCAATGCGGCCAAGACGGACGCGGGCTCCAACCTGTTGCAGACCCCGTCGATCATGACGCTGGACAATGAAGAGGCGACCTTCCTGGTCGGGCAGGAGGTGCCGATCACCACCGGCCGGGCCATTCTGGACGGCAACTCCAACCCCTTCACCACGACCGAGCGCAAGGACATCGGCGTGCGCCTGACGGTGCGGCCCCAGATCAACGCCGGCGGCTCCATCACCCTGACGCTGCGGCAGGAGGTGTCGAGCATCAACGGCCTGCTGACCAGCGGCGCCAACGACCTGATCCTGGACAAGCGCGAGCTCGAGACGACGCTGGTGGTCGATGACGGCGACATCGCCGTGGCGGGCGGCCTGCTGGATCAGAACGACCGGCTGGAGACCAGCAAGGTGCCGGGGCTGGGCGACATTCCGGGCGTCGGCGTCCTGTTCCGCTCGACCAGCCGCGAGCGGGGACGGACCAATCTGATGGTCTTCCTGCGCCCGACCATCTTGCGCACCACGGCGGACGCGCAGGGGCTGGCGGCGGATCGCTGGGGCTATATGCGCGGCGAGCAGCAGCGCGTTCACCCAGATCGAGAGCCGAGCCTCGACGCCCTGCTGCGCGACTATATGCAGGCCCAGCCGCCTGCGGCGCCTGTGGCGGGCGAGCCGCTGGTGATTGCTCCTGTAGCGCCGGTCGCGGCCCGGCCGTTGCCGCCCGTGACGGAGGGCGTCCGGTGA
- the gspG gene encoding type II secretion system major pseudopilin GspG, giving the protein MRSEDIQDKRQKRQGFTLVELMVVIVIIGLLATVVAINVLPSQDKAMVGKARADISVLEQAVETYRLDNLTFPTDQQGLKALTAPPADLARPERYRQGGYVRRLPEDPWGNHYQYRRRSAHGGQFDIWSFGADGQAGGEGNDADIGNWQG; this is encoded by the coding sequence ATGCGCAGTGAAGATATTCAGGACAAGCGCCAGAAACGCCAAGGCTTCACCCTGGTCGAGCTGATGGTCGTCATCGTCATCATCGGCCTGTTGGCCACGGTGGTGGCGATCAACGTCCTGCCCAGTCAGGACAAGGCCATGGTCGGCAAGGCGCGGGCCGATATCTCGGTGCTGGAGCAGGCGGTGGAGACCTATCGCCTCGACAACTTGACCTTCCCGACGGACCAGCAGGGGCTGAAGGCCCTGACGGCGCCGCCCGCCGATCTGGCGCGGCCGGAACGCTATCGCCAGGGCGGCTATGTCCGCCGCCTGCCCGAAGACCCGTGGGGCAACCACTACCAGTACCGCCGCCGCAGCGCCCATGGCGGCCAGTTCGACATCTGGTCCTTCGGCGCCGACGGCCAGGCAGGGGGCGAGGGAAATGACGCCGATATCGGCAACTGGCAGGGTTGA
- a CDS encoding GspH/FimT family pseudopilin, giving the protein MAASSTSGPSAPTARQGAREMTPISATGRVEALSRPAGSVAVETPKRAEEASRRAASGSARQGFTLVELMVVIAIIGVAAGAVVLSMPDPRPTLAVEAERFAARLIMAREEAVMTNRPVALRADVAGYGFESFDGAVWTPLTGVLAPKAWGEGAAVGAPARAVFDPTGGADAASVRLEREGQAVTVAIDGAGEVTIHE; this is encoded by the coding sequence ATGGCGGCCAGTTCGACATCTGGTCCTTCGGCGCCGACGGCCAGGCAGGGGGCGAGGGAAATGACGCCGATATCGGCAACTGGCAGGGTTGAGGCGCTCTCTCGCCCGGCCGGTTCGGTAGCCGTGGAAACGCCCAAACGCGCTGAAGAAGCGAGCCGCCGCGCGGCGAGCGGTAGCGCACGACAAGGGTTTACCCTTGTCGAGTTAATGGTCGTGATCGCCATCATCGGCGTGGCGGCGGGGGCGGTGGTGCTGTCCATGCCGGACCCGCGCCCGACGCTGGCGGTCGAAGCGGAGCGGTTCGCCGCGCGCCTTATCATGGCGCGCGAAGAGGCCGTGATGACCAACCGCCCGGTGGCCCTGCGCGCTGATGTCGCCGGCTATGGCTTTGAGAGCTTCGACGGCGCCGTCTGGACGCCTTTGACCGGCGTGCTGGCGCCCAAGGCGTGGGGCGAGGGGGCCGCCGTCGGCGCGCCCGCCCGCGCCGTCTTCGACCCCACCGGCGGCGCCGACGCCGCCAGCGTGCGGCTGGAGCGCGAGGGCCAGGCCGTCACCGTCGCCATCGACGGCGCGGGCGAGGTGACGATCCATGAATAG
- the gspJ gene encoding type II secretion system minor pseudopilin GspJ: MKSRTGFTLVEVLIALLIFALLAGAGALVLGQSIETRFAVKANADRTAALQRTRALLRADLAQATGRRVRGQTGRPAPQAIMGPQLPGDPLLVLARSGWSNPDGAPRASLQRIEYRLVEDRLERRVAPYLDGARAGPPQVLYRGVKDARVAFIQNGSEAPAFSASSDRPLPDAVRVTLTLDGFGPVEQLFLVAAA, translated from the coding sequence ATGAAGTCGCGCACTGGATTTACGCTTGTCGAGGTCCTGATCGCCCTGCTGATCTTCGCCCTTCTGGCGGGGGCGGGCGCGTTGGTTCTGGGGCAGTCGATCGAGACGCGGTTCGCGGTGAAGGCCAACGCTGACCGGACGGCGGCGCTGCAACGCACGCGGGCGCTGCTGCGCGCCGATCTGGCTCAGGCGACGGGCCGACGGGTGCGCGGGCAGACGGGGCGTCCGGCGCCTCAGGCGATCATGGGCCCGCAATTGCCGGGCGATCCTTTGCTGGTGTTGGCCCGCAGCGGCTGGAGCAACCCGGACGGAGCGCCGCGCGCCTCCCTGCAACGGATCGAGTACCGGCTGGTCGAGGATCGGCTGGAGCGCCGGGTGGCCCCCTATCTGGATGGGGCGCGGGCCGGGCCGCCGCAGGTGCTGTATCGCGGGGTGAAGGACGCCCGCGTCGCCTTCATCCAGAACGGCTCCGAGGCGCCCGCCTTTTCCGCCAGCAGCGACCGGCCCCTGCCGGACGCGGTGCGGGTGACGCTGACGCTCGACGGCTTCGGCCCGGTCGAGCAGCTGTTTCTGGTCGCCGCCGCATGA